A stretch of Pseudochaenichthys georgianus chromosome 2, fPseGeo1.2, whole genome shotgun sequence DNA encodes these proteins:
- the LOC117460470 gene encoding cyclin-T2-like, with protein MAVHRGPSTKWIFSREQLDNTPSRRTGIEGDRELSYRQQAANLIQDIGQRLNVSQLIINTAIVYMHRFYMIHSFSKFHRNVISQTTLFLAAKVEEQPRKLEHVIKIAHAYINPQEPALDPKSNAFQQQTQELVALETIVLQTLGFEITVDHPHTDVVRCSQLVRASKDLAQTSYFMATNSLHLTTFCLQYRPTVVACVCIHLACKWSNWEIPVSTDSKHWWEYVDRSVTLQLLDELTHEFLQILEKTPSKLKRIRNWRAIQAAKKPKSDGSSVDSVYQGTSLDGLPGVSNSFFPSTSSDSSDMPSLNNIAASYASYQPLSDESKSCGYDNFPEPDFTLVKHEHKAAGGSSSKQQPLNANAATFSRPQKVLTLEKYREKHAATDVTSQNGVKDESNTDMYIPPQTSSHHHKKRSQQAGQSGDGRREKSSSKKPRLPHSLAENGAATGDELKMRIKVSSERHGGSEPGGKDKHKEHHRHSKHSHSHPYALSGNARGTIDSASLSIRAPDGASSSSRKRPHSEAGNHHHHSSKSRSSKAGSAHFSSEGGQRMMEHHGHDGTNGLLTTNGQHTDYKDTFDMLDSLLSAQGMNL; from the exons ATGGCGGTGCACCGGGGACCCTCCACCAAATGGATCTTCTCCCGGGAGCAGCTGGACAACACGCCGTCCCGACGCACGGGAATCGAGGGCGACCGGGAGCTCTCTTACCGGCAACAAGCGGCCAATTTAATCCAAGATATCGGCCAGAGACTCAACGT CTCCCAATTGATTATCAACACTGCTATAGTATATATGCACAGATTTTATATGATTCACTCCTTCAGCAAATTCCATAGAAAT GTTATTTCTCAGACGACGCTGTTCCTGGCAGCCAAAGTGGAGGAACAGCCCAGAAAGCTGGAGCATGTCATTAAAATAGCCCATGCCTACATTAACCCTCAAGAGCCTGCCCTCGACCCTAAGAGCAAC GCATTCCAGCAACAGACACAAGAGCTTGTAGCACTGGAAACAATAGTGCTGCAGACCCTGG GTTTTGAAATAACAGTTGATCATCCACACACTGATGTTGTGAGGTGTTCCCAGCTCGTGCGAG CAAGCAAGGATTTGGCACAGACTTCCTATTTCATGGCTACCAACAG tttgcacctcaccacCTTCTGCCTGCAGTACAGACCCACTGTGGTCGCCTGCGTCTGCATCCACCTGGCCTGCAAGTGGTCCAACTGGGAGATCCCCGTGTCCACGGACAGCAAACACTGGTGGGAGTACGTGGATCGCAGCGTCACGCTACAGCTGCTGGACG AGCTCACACACGAGTTTCTTCAGATCCTTGAAAAGACGCCCAGCAAACTGAAGAGGATACGAAACTGGAGG GCTATTCAAGCAGCTAAGAAGCCAAAGTCGGATGGCTCTTCTGTGGACAGTGTGTACCAGGGGACGTCCTTGGATGGCCTTCCCGGGGTCAGCAACTCCTTCTTCCCTTCCACTTCCTCCGACTCTTCCGACATGCCGTCCCTCAACAACATCGCAGCCTCCTACGCTTCCTACCAGCCGCTGAGCGACGAGTCAAAGAGCTGCGGGTACGACAACTTCCCCGAGCCGGACTTCACGCTGGTGAAACACGAACACAAAGCTGCCGGCGGCTCCAGCAGCAAACAGCAGCCGCTCAATGCAAACGCTGCCACTTTTTCACGGCCGCAGAAAGTGTTGACTCTGGAAAAGTACCGAGAGAAACACGCGGCGACGGACGTGACCTCGCAGAACGGCGTAAAGGACGAGTCGAACACAGACATGTACATACCTCCCCAAACCTCCTCGCACCACCACAAGAAACGCTCCCAGCAGGCGGGGCAGTCGGGCGACGGCAGACGAGAGAAGAGCAGCTCGAAAAAGCCTCGGCTGCCTCACTCTTTAGCGGAGAACGGCGCGGCGACGGGCGACGAGCTCAAGATGAGAATCAAAGTTTCGTCGGAGCGTCACGGCGGCTCGGAGCCAGGCGGTAAAGACAAGCACAAAGAGCATCACCGCCACTCGAAACACAGCCACTCGCATCCTTACGCCCTCAGCGGGAACGCCCGGGGGACAATAGACAGCGCCTCGTTATCGATAAGAGCTCCCGACGgggcctcctcttcctcccggAAAAGACCTCACTCTGAAGCCGGAAACCACCACCACCATTCGTCCAAGAGCCGGAGCTCCAAAGCGGGTTCGGCCCATTTCTCGTCCGAAGGCGGCCAGAGGATGATGGAGCATCACGGCCACGACGGCACCAACGGCTTGCTGACCACAAACGGCCAACACACCGACTACAAAGACACTTTCGACATGCTGGACTCTTTACTAAGTGCCCAAGGAATGAACTTGTAA